A genome region from Bacteroidota bacterium includes the following:
- a CDS encoding nuclear transport factor 2 family protein, protein MMQNLLKSGHIGLYCILTLVFSVQESNSQTAASVVRTFVDAINSHDIDAIANVMTSDHLFADAHGNRLVGKEKMRAAWNLYFSWFPDYTIELQSVIVQNDTVAVFGFAQGTFQRTSSSDNNNHWRLPAAWKAVVSRGKMSEWHVFADTKVPFDIMQRFMQTSVQSMERATGIGGVFFKSKDPTALVKWYDEHLGTKFGDAQHYSFRWRELNDRDSVGRTVLGIFGEETKYFLPSEKPFMLNFRVKNLEALLAKLRKENVRVEEKVESYEYGKFGWILDPEGNKIELWEPIDGPLENVEPTK, encoded by the coding sequence ATGATGCAAAATTTGCTGAAGTCCGGACACATTGGTTTGTACTGCATTCTCACGCTGGTATTCTCTGTTCAAGAATCGAACAGTCAAACGGCAGCATCAGTTGTACGAACATTCGTTGATGCAATCAATTCGCACGACATTGACGCGATAGCGAACGTTATGACAAGCGATCATCTGTTTGCTGATGCACACGGCAACCGATTAGTAGGGAAAGAGAAGATGCGGGCGGCTTGGAATCTCTACTTCTCGTGGTTCCCGGACTATACTATCGAACTGCAATCGGTAATTGTGCAGAACGATACCGTCGCTGTCTTTGGCTTCGCCCAGGGGACGTTTCAACGTACTTCTTCTTCAGACAACAATAATCACTGGCGCCTTCCTGCAGCGTGGAAAGCGGTCGTGTCTCGCGGAAAGATGAGCGAGTGGCACGTCTTTGCCGATACGAAGGTTCCGTTCGACATCATGCAGCGGTTCATGCAAACATCCGTCCAATCGATGGAGCGGGCTACCGGTATCGGTGGTGTGTTCTTCAAATCCAAAGATCCGACAGCGCTGGTGAAATGGTACGACGAGCATCTCGGTACGAAGTTCGGCGATGCGCAGCACTACAGTTTCCGTTGGCGTGAACTCAACGACCGTGATTCGGTTGGCAGGACTGTGTTGGGTATTTTTGGTGAGGAGACGAAGTACTTTTTGCCGAGCGAGAAGCCCTTCATGCTCAATTTCCGAGTGAAGAATCTCGAAGCCCTCCTTGCAAAGTTGAGAAAGGAGAACGTCAGAGTTGAGGAGAAAGTGGAATCGTACGAATACGGAAAGTTCGGGTGGATACTTGACCCTGAAGGCAACAAAATTGAACTATGGGAGCCGATTGACGGCCCCTTGGAAAATGTAGAACCAACGAAATGA
- a CDS encoding ABC transporter permease, translated as EGYLVLGPRALNDSVMEYRSKAAGDFRLINRLQDNLRNILSDRRLRERGIDPAVMNELRVALDIKTVKVTKEGGEETSFMKTFFSAYVFLMALFFLILTSGQLLVRSVLEEKSNRIIEVLVSSCTPSELMTGKVLGLSALGFTQIGFWALIALASTAKFGTAAFPPANQMLLMLVYFVLGYLFYSAIFIALGTPVTTEQEAQQINGYLVMFLILPVALVVPVMQQPNALWVKIVTYIPLMTPTFMALRIPIQMPALVEILATIAIMIVSIYFMMIVAGRIFRVAILATGKRASIGELVRWVKEG; from the coding sequence TTGAGGGGTATCTTGTTCTTGGACCGAGAGCCTTGAATGACAGCGTAATGGAATACAGGTCGAAGGCGGCCGGCGATTTTCGTCTTATTAACAGACTTCAAGACAACCTGAGGAACATTCTTTCAGATCGGAGACTTCGCGAACGAGGAATCGACCCCGCAGTGATGAACGAACTGCGTGTTGCGCTCGACATCAAGACAGTGAAAGTGACGAAAGAAGGGGGGGAGGAAACGAGCTTCATGAAGACATTCTTCTCTGCATACGTGTTTTTGATGGCACTCTTCTTCTTGATACTCACCTCCGGTCAATTGCTTGTACGGAGTGTACTGGAAGAGAAATCGAACCGTATCATTGAAGTGCTTGTGTCGTCGTGCACGCCTTCCGAGTTGATGACGGGGAAAGTGCTGGGGTTGAGCGCGCTCGGGTTTACGCAGATCGGTTTTTGGGCGTTGATTGCCCTGGCGTCTACAGCGAAGTTCGGCACAGCGGCGTTTCCTCCGGCGAATCAGATGCTGTTAATGCTTGTATATTTTGTGCTCGGCTACCTGTTCTACTCGGCCATTTTTATCGCATTGGGAACGCCCGTAACAACGGAGCAGGAAGCGCAACAGATCAACGGTTATCTGGTCATGTTTCTGATTCTCCCGGTTGCCCTCGTTGTGCCGGTAATGCAGCAACCGAATGCCCTGTGGGTGAAAATCGTGACGTACATTCCCCTGATGACGCCGACGTTCATGGCGTTGCGGATTCCGATTCAAATGCCGGCATTGGTGGAAATTCTTGCAACAATCGCCATTATGATTGTTTCCATTTACTTCATGATGATTGTCGCAGGAAGAATATTCAGAGTCGCAATTCTCGCCACAGGTAAAAGAGCAAGCATTGGCGAGCTGGTCCGATGGGTAAAGGAAGGATAA
- the nuoK gene encoding NADH-quinone oxidoreductase subunit NuoK, whose translation MSLDLHMYLGLSAMLFCIGVAGVLTRRNVIVVFMCIELMLNSVNLSLAAFSSHLGDPTGQVLVFLVMAVAAAEAAVGLAIVIAMFRNKQTVNINDINILKW comes from the coding sequence ATGTCCCTTGACCTTCACATGTATCTTGGATTAAGTGCAATGCTGTTTTGCATCGGCGTTGCCGGCGTTCTGACGAGACGGAATGTTATCGTCGTGTTTATGTGTATCGAATTGATGTTGAACTCCGTGAACCTGTCGCTGGCGGCTTTTTCATCACATCTTGGAGACCCGACCGGACAAGTGCTGGTATTTCTCGTCATGGCTGTGGCGGCTGCAGAAGCTGCGGTGGGACTCGCAATTGTGATTGCAATGTTCCGCAACAAACAGACGGTGAACATCAACGATATCAATATCCTGAAATGGTGA
- a CDS encoding NADH-quinone oxidoreductase subunit J has translation MTVELVLFYLFGSVAVGTGLGMILQRNPLLSALLLVGNFFCIAALYLLLQQQFLAVIQIVVYTGAIMVLVVFVIMLLNLAEDHPQPQKHSVYYSITVALVIGFLVELVYILMFKDRTPAGFHPDAGKLGTVESIGDALFNKFVLPFEVASVLLLVAVVGAVLLAKKRLP, from the coding sequence GTGACTGTTGAATTAGTTCTGTTTTACCTTTTCGGCTCGGTTGCCGTCGGGACCGGGCTCGGTATGATTTTGCAACGCAATCCGCTTCTCAGTGCCTTACTACTCGTCGGAAACTTCTTCTGTATCGCCGCTTTGTACCTGTTGCTCCAGCAACAATTTCTTGCCGTTATTCAAATCGTGGTGTACACCGGTGCAATTATGGTGCTGGTTGTGTTTGTGATCATGTTGCTGAATCTTGCGGAAGATCATCCCCAACCCCAAAAACATTCTGTGTACTACTCCATTACTGTTGCTCTCGTGATCGGGTTCTTGGTGGAGTTGGTGTACATTCTGATGTTCAAAGACCGAACCCCGGCCGGATTTCACCCCGATGCGGGAAAATTAGGAACCGTTGAATCAATCGGCGATGCGCTGTTCAACAAATTTGTACTGCCGTTTGAAGTAGCTTCCGTCTTGCTGCTTGTGGCGGTTGTTGGCGCAGTGCTTCTTGCCAAAAAACGTCTCCCGTAA